ATGAGCCCGTCCCGTGAGCCTTCACGGCCCAGGCCGCTCTGCTTCATGCCGCCGAAGGGTGCTGCCGGATCGGAGAGGAAGCCCCGGTTGATGCCGACCACACCCGCCTCGATCTGATCAGCGATGCGCAGTGCCCGCGACAGGTCGCCGCTGAAGATGTAGGCAGCCAGTCCGAAGGGCGTGTCGTTCGCCATGGCGAGGGCCTCGTCTTCGGTGTCGAACGACACCACCGGGGCAACGGGACCGAAGATCTCGTGCCCGAGAATTGGGTCATCGGAAGCGACGTGGCCGAGCACGGTCGGCTCGAGGAAGAAGCCTGGCCCATCCGGGGAGCCTCCACCGGTCAGGATCGTGGCCCCTGCTGCGATGGAGGAGGACACGAGGTCCGCGATCTCGGCTCGCGCCTGCGAGGTGATCATCGGTCCGACCTCGTTGTCCGGATCGGCTCCCGGACCGACTCGTAGTTCGCTCATCCGCTTGGCCAGGCGAGCACCGAACTCCTCGGCAATCGTGCTCTCGACGAAGAAGCGGTTCGCCGCGATGCACGACTCGCCTGCGTTGCGCATCTTCGCGACCAGGGCGCCCTCGACGGCCTCGTCCAGATCGGCATCCGCAAACACCAGGAACGGGGCGTTCCCGCCCAACTCCATGGAGCAGTTGAGAATGGAGTCGGCTGCCTGACGCAGCAGGATCGAGCCGACACCGGTTGAGCCGGTGAAGGAGACCTTGCGGACGGCGGGGTGCTGCATCATGGCGGCAACGACCTCTGCTGTGCGCCCGGTCGGGACGACGTTGACG
The sequence above is a segment of the Euzebya tangerina genome. Coding sequences within it:
- a CDS encoding NAD-dependent succinate-semialdehyde dehydrogenase; this translates as MPASRRCTDVRSHALPIADLPTGLYIGGQWRDALDGGRVDICDPATEVVIADVASATVDDGLAAVDSAHQAAAEWASTPPRSRAEILRRSFGLMIERRGQLAELIMLEGGKSRGDAHGEVSYAAEFFRWYAEEAVRITGTFGVAPGGDKRILTTHQPVGVSILVTPWNFPAAMATRKIAPALAAGCTVVLKPATETPLTALAVAMLMEQAGVPAGVVNVVPTGRTAEVVAAMMQHPAVRKVSFTGSTGVGSILLRQAADSILNCSMELGGNAPFLVFADADLDEAVEGALVAKMRNAGESCIAANRFFVESTIAEEFGARLAKRMSELRVGPGADPDNEVGPMITSQARAEIADLVSSSIAAGATILTGGGSPDGPGFFLEPTVLGHVASDDPILGHEIFGPVAPVVSFDTEDEALAMANDTPFGLAAYIFSGDLSRALRIADQIEAGVVGINRGFLSDPAAPFGGMKQSGLGREGSRDGLMEFLEPKYIAVDW